A stretch of the Bacillus sp. FJAT-18017 genome encodes the following:
- a CDS encoding GrpB family protein: MELGLKKDEVRLAEYTPEWADEFQKVREEICLKTGLSTDRIEHIGSTAILGMPAKPIIDLLVGIDDLKALDKQIISSLKECGFLRLKVERPGEIVFAKYTDTTYEVKTHFIHMVDYQQDLWKDLTFFRDYLNANETARQQYLTIKLAYLENGSTGINEYTAFKEEFVRGIFKNRQEK, translated from the coding sequence ATGGAATTAGGCTTAAAAAAAGATGAAGTAAGGTTAGCAGAGTATACCCCAGAATGGGCGGATGAATTTCAGAAGGTAAGAGAGGAGATTTGTTTGAAGACCGGTCTTAGTACGGACAGAATCGAGCATATCGGCAGCACAGCCATTTTGGGAATGCCGGCAAAGCCAATTATTGACCTTTTAGTTGGAATAGATGATCTCAAAGCCCTTGATAAGCAAATCATATCCAGTTTAAAAGAATGTGGCTTTTTAAGATTAAAAGTTGAACGCCCCGGAGAAATCGTATTTGCCAAATATACAGACACGACCTACGAAGTGAAAACACACTTTATTCACATGGTTGACTATCAACAGGATTTATGGAAAGACCTGACTTTCTTCCGCGATTACTTAAATGCGAACGAAACGGCCAGACAACAATATCTTACTATCAAGCTTGCATACTTGGAAAACGGCTCGACCGGCATAAATGAATACACTGCCTTCAAAGAGGAGTTTGTCAGAGGAATCTTTAAAAATAGGCAAGAAAAATGA
- a CDS encoding S8 family peptidase gives MKKRTKFGLALLALSMGLSLFAAGASGQGPEGASKETYRVVIKGASSEMAKAKQSYKPRWDFGAEGFTTEVNEKQYQALLKNKNLKIEQVQEVALDSRENPAVKKDVAANAITSLPSDRTPWGIQAIYNDPYVTATSGGSGIKVAVLDTGVYTNHYDLRGQAEQCKDFTQTSSPIVNGTCTDRNGHGTHVAGTVLADGADDGYGVYGVAPQAKLWAYKVLTDSGSGYSDDIAGAIRHVADQATATGSKVVINMSLGSSGKDTMIASAVDYAYSKNVLVVAAAGNSGYAANTIGYPGALVNAVAVAALENVQQNGTYRVANFSSRGNPNTDGDYIIQEKDVEISAPGAAIESTWYDGNYNTISGTSMATPHVAGLAAKIWSSNLSYTNKTLRTELQRRAKLYDINGGYGAATGDDYASGFGFARVK, from the coding sequence ATGAAGAAGAGAACTAAGTTTGGATTGGCGCTGTTGGCGCTGTCTATGGGGCTCTCACTGTTTGCTGCTGGAGCTAGCGGTCAAGGTCCGGAGGGGGCTTCGAAGGAAACGTACCGCGTTGTAATCAAGGGGGCCAGCTCTGAAATGGCTAAAGCGAAACAAAGCTACAAGCCACGCTGGGATTTCGGTGCGGAAGGTTTCACAACTGAAGTAAACGAAAAGCAATATCAAGCATTGTTGAAAAATAAGAATCTGAAAATTGAACAGGTTCAGGAAGTGGCTTTAGACAGCAGAGAAAACCCTGCCGTCAAAAAGGATGTGGCAGCCAATGCAATCACTTCCTTGCCAAGCGACCGCACTCCATGGGGCATACAAGCTATTTATAATGATCCATACGTAACAGCAACGTCCGGCGGTTCAGGCATTAAGGTAGCTGTTCTTGATACGGGTGTTTATACAAATCACTATGATTTGCGAGGCCAGGCTGAACAGTGTAAGGACTTTACGCAAACATCCTCTCCTATTGTAAATGGTACTTGCACGGACCGTAACGGACATGGTACACACGTTGCTGGAACCGTTCTGGCAGACGGTGCGGATGATGGCTATGGTGTCTATGGTGTGGCCCCACAGGCAAAGCTTTGGGCTTATAAAGTTTTGACTGACAGCGGATCTGGATATTCAGATGATATCGCTGGTGCTATCCGCCATGTTGCCGACCAGGCTACTGCGACAGGTTCAAAAGTGGTAATTAATATGTCACTAGGGTCAAGCGGCAAAGATACAATGATTGCATCCGCAGTTGACTATGCATACAGCAAGAATGTCCTTGTAGTAGCAGCTGCAGGGAACTCCGGTTATGCAGCCAACACAATTGGCTACCCTGGTGCGCTGGTTAACGCTGTAGCGGTTGCTGCTCTTGAGAATGTTCAGCAAAACGGTACATACCGTGTTGCCAACTTCTCTTCACGCGGCAACCCTAACACTGATGGTGACTATATTATTCAGGAAAAAGACGTTGAAATTTCCGCTCCAGGTGCAGCAATTGAATCTACTTGGTACGATGGAAACTACAATACTATCAGCGGCACGTCAATGGCAACTCCGCACGTAGCCGGGCTTGCTGCTAAGATTTGGTCTTCCAACTTATCCTACACGAACAAGACTCTTCGCACAGAACTGCAAAGAAGAGCTAAATTGTATGACATCAATGGTGGTTATGGAGCAGCTACTGGAGATGACTATGCCTCCGGTTTTGGTTTTGCGCGTGTAAAATAA
- a CDS encoding SCP2 sterol-binding domain-containing protein, which yields MNLFETLREIENEVNQNPNPILGINTVYQFDISGDEEGTYQLHFKEGQAKVVKGSESPADCTLSMSFDSFRKFLAGKLNGTMAFMTGKLKIKGDMTKAIKLETILQQYKLDV from the coding sequence ATGAATTTATTTGAAACATTGCGAGAAATTGAAAATGAGGTAAACCAAAACCCAAATCCGATTTTGGGGATTAACACTGTTTATCAGTTCGATATTTCCGGTGATGAGGAGGGTACATACCAGCTTCATTTTAAGGAAGGACAGGCAAAAGTAGTGAAGGGTTCTGAGTCCCCTGCGGACTGTACATTAAGTATGTCATTTGATAGTTTCCGCAAATTTTTGGCAGGTAAGCTGAATGGAACAATGGCTTTCATGACAGGCAAGCTGAAGATTAAAGGAGATATGACAAAGGCAATCAAACTGGAGACAATTTTACAACAATACAAGCTTGATGTTTAA
- a CDS encoding BC1872 family protein, with translation MNKTEAIARRILGWKLNRWDRWFDFENRKFIPVSDFQPDKNLDHAMLIVKKLEQFGYTFTKSGDSEVRFNHVGGAGANLAEAITDAAYSIADTSSLPDGWV, from the coding sequence ATGAATAAAACAGAGGCTATTGCACGCCGCATACTCGGTTGGAAGCTGAATCGCTGGGACCGCTGGTTTGATTTCGAGAACAGGAAGTTCATCCCTGTATCAGATTTCCAGCCTGACAAGAATCTTGATCATGCCATGCTGATCGTCAAGAAACTTGAGCAGTTTGGATATACTTTTACCAAAAGTGGGGACTCTGAGGTTAGATTTAATCATGTCGGAGGAGCCGGAGCTAACCTGGCAGAGGCTATCACCGATGCAGCCTATTCAATTGCAGACACAAGCTCCCTGCCAGATGGTTGGGTTTAA
- a CDS encoding class I SAM-dependent methyltransferase → MEDKQKWNEKYEEKLKEVRMPVPNDRLALLASYLKGGAALDLACGLGGNSLYLARLGYRVSAIDLSDTAIQYVQEQAKSYMLPIHAEVFDLTEYESLPFDEDSFELAVITNYLDRSLFPYVKSWVKKGGFVFIETFFNSPELQSQRMSKKFCLSSNELLEEFKGWKVLSFEENEHEGRQMIFCQK, encoded by the coding sequence ATGGAAGACAAGCAGAAATGGAACGAAAAGTATGAAGAAAAACTGAAGGAGGTAAGGATGCCAGTCCCAAATGACCGGCTGGCTTTGCTGGCGTCCTATTTAAAAGGAGGGGCAGCACTGGATTTGGCCTGTGGATTGGGAGGCAATAGTTTGTACTTGGCCAGGCTTGGTTACAGAGTAAGCGCAATCGATCTATCAGATACTGCGATTCAGTATGTGCAGGAGCAAGCTAAAAGTTATATGCTGCCTATCCATGCTGAAGTCTTTGACCTGACAGAGTACGAAAGCTTGCCATTTGATGAGGATTCCTTTGAGTTAGCGGTCATTACTAATTATTTGGACAGATCGCTTTTTCCATATGTGAAAAGCTGGGTAAAAAAAGGCGGATTTGTTTTTATTGAGACTTTCTTTAATAGCCCTGAACTGCAATCACAGCGGATGTCGAAAAAGTTTTGCCTGAGTTCGAATGAGCTGCTAGAGGAGTTCAAAGGCTGGAAGGTGCTTTCCTTTGAAGAAAATGAACACGAAGGCAGACAAATGATTTTTTGCCAAAAATAA
- a CDS encoding M20/M25/M40 family metallo-hydrolase: MEQPLLEKLKQKTSEKVTAALGVLTEYLKLPSISAQNFGIPETVDYVARMIEEAGGEVRILNDLGGNPVVYAFFAAGEFGDTGKTLLFYNHYDVQPPEPLDEWKSDPFIPIIENDALLRGVADNKGDLVARLTAIKVLKEMGGLPCNVKFLIEGEEEIGSPNLEPYLKKYKELFAADACIWEFGGKDEAERINTVAGIKGMAYLELTCEGADIDMHSSVGAYVDNAAWRLVQALATLRNEQNEILVDGFFDGIMPPTEEEINAVKSLPFDEQATQRLYGLKRPLITAAKGKDPREAMVFNPTMTICGIVSGYTGEGSKTVLPKLAKAKLDCRLVPGQDPDHIVACVKRHLVENGFGDVEVTSLNGQKAYRSDFNHPFVKHVMKTANEVYEAGCVLAPNSAGTGPMYIFGEELRLPIISTGVGWVKSRAHAPNESIRLADFEQGIVIWHTC; this comes from the coding sequence ATGGAACAACCGTTATTGGAAAAATTAAAACAGAAAACAAGTGAAAAGGTAACTGCCGCGCTTGGCGTATTAACGGAATACTTGAAGCTGCCGTCGATTTCCGCTCAAAATTTCGGAATTCCAGAAACAGTCGACTATGTTGCTAGGATGATAGAGGAAGCCGGCGGAGAAGTTAGAATCCTGAATGACCTTGGGGGAAACCCGGTTGTATATGCATTTTTTGCCGCCGGGGAATTTGGGGATACAGGAAAGACGTTATTGTTTTACAACCATTATGATGTCCAGCCGCCTGAACCGCTTGATGAATGGAAGTCAGATCCATTTATACCGATAATAGAAAATGACGCCCTTTTAAGGGGTGTGGCGGATAACAAAGGCGACCTTGTTGCCAGGCTTACTGCTATTAAGGTACTGAAGGAGATGGGCGGCCTCCCTTGCAATGTCAAGTTTTTGATTGAAGGCGAAGAGGAAATCGGCAGTCCAAACCTTGAGCCCTATTTGAAAAAATACAAGGAACTTTTTGCAGCCGATGCCTGCATCTGGGAGTTTGGCGGCAAGGACGAAGCAGAGCGAATAAACACGGTCGCGGGGATTAAAGGGATGGCGTACCTTGAGTTGACGTGTGAGGGGGCAGATATTGATATGCATTCCTCGGTCGGAGCTTATGTAGACAATGCGGCATGGCGGCTTGTCCAGGCGCTGGCAACATTGAGAAATGAACAAAATGAGATTTTGGTTGATGGCTTCTTTGACGGGATTATGCCTCCTACTGAAGAGGAGATAAATGCGGTTAAGTCCTTGCCATTCGACGAACAGGCAACTCAGAGACTTTACGGTCTAAAAAGGCCACTGATTACTGCAGCGAAGGGCAAAGACCCGCGCGAGGCAATGGTGTTCAATCCGACAATGACGATATGCGGCATTGTCAGCGGGTATACGGGCGAAGGCTCGAAAACAGTTCTGCCCAAGCTTGCAAAGGCAAAACTCGATTGCCGGCTCGTTCCTGGCCAGGATCCAGACCATATTGTGGCTTGTGTAAAAAGACATTTGGTTGAGAATGGTTTCGGTGATGTTGAAGTTACATCACTGAATGGCCAAAAAGCATACCGTTCCGACTTCAACCATCCTTTCGTAAAGCATGTTATGAAGACAGCCAATGAAGTATATGAAGCTGGCTGTGTCCTTGCCCCGAATTCTGCGGGGACTGGGCCTATGTATATATTTGGGGAAGAACTCAGACTTCCCATCATCAGTACTGGCGTTGGCTGGGTTAAATCGAGGGCTCATGCACCAAATGAATCCATCCGTCTTGCAGATTTTGAGCAAGGAATTGTCATATGGCATACATGCTAA
- a CDS encoding AAA family ATPase: MKLEWESQYIRKIQLKEEEAVGQDRYPFTLPIIRNFKGITFDSCVTYIVGENGMGKSTLLEGIAVAYGFNPEGGTMNFNFSNYDSHSDLHNYLRLVKGPYRPTDNFFFRAETFYNLATNIDQIDAVGSYGGTSLHEMSHGESFFAAFNERFQGQGLYILDEPEAALSPLRQMSLLARIDDLVHEGSQFIISTHSPIIMAYPGAKIIEITEAGINVTTLEETSHYSIMKQFFEDRERLLRHLLK, from the coding sequence TTGAAACTTGAATGGGAATCCCAATATATCAGGAAAATTCAGCTGAAAGAGGAGGAAGCGGTGGGCCAGGACCGCTATCCGTTTACACTGCCAATCATTCGGAATTTCAAGGGGATTACCTTTGATTCCTGTGTTACCTATATTGTCGGAGAGAATGGGATGGGCAAATCAACACTGCTGGAAGGGATTGCCGTTGCTTACGGATTCAATCCGGAAGGCGGAACAATGAATTTTAATTTTTCCAATTACGATTCGCATTCCGATTTGCATAATTATTTGCGGCTCGTTAAAGGGCCTTATAGGCCGACTGACAATTTCTTCTTCAGGGCTGAAACTTTCTACAACTTGGCTACTAATATTGATCAAATTGATGCAGTCGGATCATATGGAGGAACCTCACTTCATGAAATGTCCCATGGTGAATCCTTCTTTGCCGCTTTTAACGAAAGGTTTCAGGGGCAGGGGCTTTATATTTTGGATGAACCTGAAGCAGCTTTGTCTCCGCTAAGGCAGATGTCACTTCTAGCAAGGATTGATGACCTCGTCCATGAAGGATCCCAATTTATTATCTCAACCCATTCGCCAATCATTATGGCTTATCCAGGTGCAAAAATCATTGAGATAACCGAAGCGGGAATAAATGTAACAACACTTGAGGAGACATCCCACTATTCCATTATGAAGCAGTTTTTTGAAGACAGGGAACGGCTGCTGCGCCATCTGCTAAAGTAG
- a CDS encoding DUF2628 domain-containing protein: MYCTSCGMYLTAHEKVCSNCGKSIYERPKQRFVPPADIEYEKGFLLKSQREECFIGENYEYYHSQWNHLEDRESKLSWNWAAFLFGPVWFGFRKMPAPVLAIMGMLVGLDILAYLSDYQHPYGRVFTVLILTLGLSLWILMGLLGNYIYFKYAETRFSQMNRSSMTPLEKREWLKAKGNTSWAGAFLALVLYLLYLSVTIYISI; the protein is encoded by the coding sequence ATGTATTGTACATCTTGCGGAATGTATCTCACCGCCCATGAAAAAGTTTGCTCCAATTGCGGAAAGTCTATATACGAAAGGCCCAAACAGCGTTTTGTCCCACCTGCTGATATCGAATATGAAAAAGGCTTTCTTTTAAAAAGCCAAAGGGAGGAATGCTTCATTGGGGAAAACTATGAATACTACCATAGCCAATGGAATCACCTGGAAGACAGGGAATCCAAACTTAGCTGGAACTGGGCCGCGTTCCTGTTTGGGCCTGTCTGGTTCGGATTCAGAAAAATGCCAGCCCCTGTCCTTGCAATTATGGGAATGCTTGTGGGTTTGGATATCCTGGCTTATTTAAGCGACTATCAACATCCGTATGGCCGCGTTTTTACCGTTTTAATTCTTACCCTTGGGTTATCTTTATGGATTCTTATGGGACTGTTAGGGAATTATATTTATTTTAAATATGCCGAAACCCGTTTTAGTCAAATGAACCGAAGCAGCATGACTCCCCTGGAAAAAAGGGAATGGCTAAAGGCAAAGGGAAACACTAGCTGGGCGGGTGCTTTCCTTGCACTAGTTCTATATCTACTCTATTTATCTGTTACTATTTATATAAGTATATAA
- a CDS encoding aspartate:alanine exchanger family transporter: MDFLTPLLDEQLFLLFLILFLGSVLGKLSVKGLSLGTSGVLFVAMIFGHFGYQINETIQQLGLSLFIVAVGLQAGPRFFRMMRTSGVVFGILGLFIVLTGAIVTIFVTKAFDLTPALGIGIMTGALTSTPGLAAALQATNDPIASVGYGIAYPFGVLGVVLFVQILPKLLKTDLKKDLEATSGPIRNEESPEVITIKVTNPSLNKMTLKELHFNQQFNQYNSVVISRVIRGDRNIIALGDTVILNGDHLVAVGLKEDVEKLCSQIGVKAETQFENHDHIVPRKITVGAEEMIGKTLRELELRRKYGVTVTRIERGGFEYNQSPKWRMERGDVLLAVSSEDRLNDVEKLFSGKNLTVTNVHILSLSLILLIGILAGMAPINIPWLGTITLGVAGGPLFIALIIGHFGKIGPIRARYFQPSNQVIGDIGLVLFLAGAGTTAGQGVVEVVMEEGFGLLFGGALITIIPMIVGYFLSRRLFKLSIIHSIGAICGGMTSTPGLGAASQLMESDDPAIAYAAAYPFALIFIAIIAQVLIFFL; encoded by the coding sequence ATGGATTTTCTGACACCTTTGCTCGACGAACAGCTGTTTTTATTGTTTTTGATCCTGTTCCTCGGTTCGGTACTTGGTAAGCTGAGCGTCAAAGGCTTAAGCCTTGGGACATCGGGCGTCCTTTTTGTAGCGATGATATTCGGCCATTTTGGCTATCAAATAAATGAAACTATCCAGCAGCTGGGACTTAGTTTATTCATAGTTGCTGTTGGACTTCAGGCGGGCCCGCGCTTTTTCAGGATGATGAGGACCAGCGGAGTGGTATTTGGGATTCTGGGGCTTTTTATTGTCCTTACAGGTGCAATTGTAACAATCTTTGTTACAAAAGCGTTTGACCTTACGCCGGCACTCGGAATCGGAATTATGACAGGTGCACTGACCAGTACCCCCGGACTCGCAGCAGCCTTGCAGGCAACAAATGACCCAATTGCATCAGTTGGATACGGTATTGCCTATCCATTTGGCGTTCTTGGTGTGGTCCTGTTTGTTCAAATTCTGCCTAAATTGTTAAAGACTGATTTAAAAAAGGACCTAGAGGCTACATCTGGACCAATCCGGAATGAGGAATCGCCTGAAGTAATTACAATCAAGGTGACAAACCCATCATTGAACAAGATGACTTTGAAGGAACTTCATTTCAATCAGCAGTTCAATCAGTACAACAGTGTTGTTATCAGCCGAGTCATTCGCGGGGATCGGAACATCATTGCACTGGGGGATACAGTCATCCTGAACGGAGACCATCTTGTCGCTGTAGGCTTAAAAGAGGATGTGGAAAAGCTTTGCAGCCAAATCGGTGTAAAGGCCGAGACCCAATTTGAAAATCATGACCATATTGTTCCTCGGAAGATTACCGTCGGAGCGGAGGAAATGATTGGCAAGACATTGAGGGAGCTTGAGCTAAGAAGAAAGTATGGAGTCACTGTGACCCGGATTGAACGGGGCGGCTTTGAATACAATCAAAGCCCAAAATGGCGCATGGAGCGAGGGGATGTTCTCCTTGCAGTCAGCAGTGAAGATAGATTGAATGATGTCGAAAAACTGTTCAGCGGTAAAAATCTCACTGTAACGAATGTTCATATTCTTTCATTAAGCTTAATTTTGCTGATAGGCATCCTTGCTGGTATGGCCCCTATCAACATACCATGGCTCGGGACGATTACACTTGGAGTTGCCGGTGGTCCGCTGTTTATCGCACTTATTATTGGCCATTTCGGGAAAATCGGTCCAATCCGGGCACGTTACTTCCAGCCATCCAACCAGGTCATTGGTGATATTGGGCTAGTCTTGTTCTTGGCAGGTGCGGGGACAACTGCAGGGCAAGGCGTTGTTGAGGTAGTGATGGAGGAAGGCTTCGGCCTGTTATTTGGCGGTGCTCTGATTACCATCATTCCAATGATTGTCGGCTACTTTTTATCAAGAAGGCTGTTCAAACTCAGCATCATTCATTCCATCGGAGCGATATGCGGAGGAATGACAAGCACGCCTGGCCTCGGTGCTGCCAGCCAGCTAATGGAAAGCGATGACCCTGCGATTGCCTATGCCGCAGCCTATCCGTTCGCACTCATTTTCATTGCAATCATAGCGCAAGTTTTGATTTTCTTTTTATAA